The Acutalibacter muris genomic sequence TTTTTGTGCTCGTGTTCCTGCTGATGGTGGCGGCGGCCATGGTGCTGGCGCAAAAGCCCAAGGCCGCCGGGAGGAGGCTCTGGATAAGGCGTGGCTGCGCGCTGGCCCTGGTACCCCTCTGCCTTTTGGGGCTGGGCTTTACCCACCAGCGGCTTATGCCAGAGGAGAGCTATGTGATGACCTGGGACGCGTCCGTGGACCAGGACGCGCTGGTATACAGGAGCTTCACAGATACCAACCGCAGTATGAAGCTCACCGGCCTTTACCAGTATACTGCCCGTAACTTCGCCGTCTCCTTCGGTATAGGCACGGACGCCCGCAGCGCGGAGGAGCTTACGGAGATTTTCGAGAGCAGGGTGCTGCCCGCGGCCAATGAGTTCAGCGGGAGCCTTAGGGGCAAGAACCTGATGCTGGTAATGCTTGAGAGCATAGACACCTGGATGGCGAGGCCGGAGTATATGCCAAATTTCTGTAGGCTTATGGACGAGGGTGTGGAGTTCACCGATTTCTACACCCCGCTGTTCCTCTCGGCCGGGACCTTCAACACGGAGATAATAACCCAGACCGGGCTGGTGCCCCCGGCGGTGGGTATGCCCAACAGCGGCTACTCCACCAACGCCTTCCCGCTGAGTCTTGCGAACCTCTTTAAGGGCGAGGGCTATAGGGTAAACTCCTTCCATCCGGCCAGCCCCGGCATATACAGCAGGGGCAGCATACACGAGAACCTGGGCTTTGAGAAGTACCACTCCTATACGGACATGGGTATGGACGACTATCAGCTGGACTCTCAGATGCTTAGGGATTTCGACAGCATGACGGCGGGGGACAGCTTTTACACCTATATCATCACCTATTCGGGCCATGGCCCCTATACCGAGGAGATGGGCAATATCGCCGCGCCCCACCTTGAGAAGGCGCGCCGGGCGGTGGAGGAGAGCGGCGTTACAAGCACGCCGGAGAATATGGAGGAGTATACTCGGGCCGTGGCCCACGCCATGGAGACCGACCAGTTTATTGGCGGGCTGATGGACAGGCTTGAGGAGAGCGGGCTCCTGAAGGATACCGCCCTGCTATTTTATGCCGACCACTATGGGAAGTATATGAGCGATAAGGAGTTTATAGCCCAGCTTAAGGGGGTAAGGGCCGGGACGCCGGAGCTTTACCACACGCCCTGCGTGCTGGTGGGGGCGGGGCTGGAGCCGGTGAAGGTGGACAAGACCGTCTGCTCCCTGGACGTGGCGCCCACCATAGCGGACCTCTTTGGCCTTGACGCGCCCCTCAACTACTACGCCGGGGAGAGCGTATTCTCCCCGGGGGAGGGGCTTGTGCCCTTTCCCAATGGCGGCTGGTATGACGGCGAGACCTATTTTACCGGCGGCGAGGGTACGCAGACAGGAGAAGACCACCGTGCGGCGGAGCTGATACAGCGGGTGGAGACCTCGATGGAGGCTGTGCGCACGGACTATTTCAGATCCTGGGGAAAATAGAAAGGAGCCAGGCTTATAAAGCCTGGCTCAATGTTTTGGTTATGTTCAGCCCCAGGTCCCGATTTTGTTCCTATCCCAAATCTGCCGGTTGCCGGTCTGTATGTTATAGAGAGTGCGGGTAAGGTTGGTCAGCTCCTCCCGGGTCAGCTGG encodes the following:
- a CDS encoding LTA synthase family protein yields the protein MKEFIKSIRDTLGSLSRRFGLASLPLFFTALVFLDYAFRWVYAGAAGGTRLLSLKPMAFTGCWALLITCLIALLPRLGRRIAMGALGVFFAFLVVLHGVMYNVFGHFFSFADMNFAGDGAKFFSWTYFRLPKKMYFFVLVFLLMVAAAMVLAQKPKAAGRRLWIRRGCALALVPLCLLGLGFTHQRLMPEESYVMTWDASVDQDALVYRSFTDTNRSMKLTGLYQYTARNFAVSFGIGTDARSAEELTEIFESRVLPAANEFSGSLRGKNLMLVMLESIDTWMARPEYMPNFCRLMDEGVEFTDFYTPLFLSAGTFNTEIITQTGLVPPAVGMPNSGYSTNAFPLSLANLFKGEGYRVNSFHPASPGIYSRGSIHENLGFEKYHSYTDMGMDDYQLDSQMLRDFDSMTAGDSFYTYIITYSGHGPYTEEMGNIAAPHLEKARRAVEESGVTSTPENMEEYTRAVAHAMETDQFIGGLMDRLEESGLLKDTALLFYADHYGKYMSDKEFIAQLKGVRAGTPELYHTPCVLVGAGLEPVKVDKTVCSLDVAPTIADLFGLDAPLNYYAGESVFSPGEGLVPFPNGGWYDGETYFTGGEGTQTGEDHRAAELIQRVETSMEAVRTDYFRSWGK